GTTTATCACCAAATAAAGCCCCATCCAAATCACGGATGGCTTTTGGTGTTAGTAACCATGAGGATGTTTTCGTATCAAAATCCTCTAAGGTTTGTAAAAAAGCATATTGGGTTTCATTCAAAACCTCGATACCCATGTTTTTCGCCATGTTTAAGGCAGAATCAGCGGGTTTAAACTCTTTTCTCGCATCCAGTGCTGCTTGGTCGTAACAAAGGCTTCTACGTCCAGTAGGTGATTCTTTGGAACAATCGACAAAAACAATGTCTGAACTGGATGGGTCAAATACCACCACATCGGGTTCTCCACCGGATAACTCCATTTGATCGATACTCGATAAAGCTGAACTGTTTTCTAAGAGTGCTTTTTCGACCACTTCCCATGGTTTATTTGGGTGTCTGTGGGCATTTTTTAAAAATCGTTGTTTGAGTATGCTTAATAATTCGTTTTTTCGGGTTTCTGTGACTTTTTGCATGTATTTCACATCCTTTTAATTTAATTATAATTCATAACTAGATTTTCGCGGGGGTAGATGCTTATATCAAAAACCCAGCTAAAATTGCTGCAAAAACAATCAAAGGTGCAGGTACTTTTCTCGTTAACAACAAAACAACCGTTAAAATCAATACAACGATATTTTCAATACTAAACCCAGACGATTGCATCAAAATGAATGCTGCAATCGCGATGAGACCGCCAGCGACGGCTGTGATACCAGAGAGGGCTAATCGAATGCCTTTGATGGTACGGATTTTGGACCAAACAGGATAAACAAAGAAAATGAGTAAGATACCTGGTAAGAAAATCCCA
Above is a genomic segment from Paracholeplasma manati containing:
- a CDS encoding DUF4256 domain-containing protein, encoding MQKVTETRKNELLSILKQRFLKNAHRHPNKPWEVVEKALLENSSALSSIDQMELSGGEPDVVVFDPSSSDIVFVDCSKESPTGRRSLCYDQAALDARKEFKPADSALNMAKNMGIEVLNETQYAFLQTLEDFDTKTSSWLLTPKAIRDLDGALFGDKRYKHTFFYHNGVQSYYKDRGFRGCIVL